A part of Neovison vison isolate M4711 chromosome 6, ASM_NN_V1, whole genome shotgun sequence genomic DNA contains:
- the LOC122908944 gene encoding 60S ribosomal protein L32-like yields MATLRPLVKPKIVKKRTKKFIRHQSDRYVKIKRNWRKPRGIDNRVHRRFKGQILMPNIGYGSNKKTKHMLPSGFRKFLVHNVKELEVLLMCNKSYCAEIAHNVSSKNRKAIVERAAQLAIRVTNPNARLRSEENE; encoded by the coding sequence ATGGCTACCCTCAGACCTTTGGTGAAGCCCAAGATCGTTAAAAAGAGGACCAAGAAGTTCATCCGGCACCAGTCAGACCGATATGTCAAAATTAAGCGCAACTGGCGGAAGCCGAGAGGCATTGACAATAGGGTGCACAGAAGATTCAAGGGCCAGATCTTGATGCCCAACATTGGTTACGGGAGCAACAAGAAGACAAAGCACATGTTGCCCAGTGGCTTCAGGAAGTTCCTAGTGCACAACGTCAAGGAGCTTGAAGTGCTGCTGATGTGCAACAAATCTTACTGTGCAGAGATTGCTCACAACGTCTCCTCCAAGAACCGCAAAGCTATTGTGGAAAGAGCAGCCCAGCTGGCAATCAGAGTCACCAATCCCAACGCCAGGCTGCGCAGCgaagaaaatgaatag